The following coding sequences lie in one Mucilaginibacter sp. KACC 22773 genomic window:
- a CDS encoding SDR family NAD(P)-dependent oxidoreductase, with protein sequence MKTAQKPIHSGFNANSTAAEVAAGHNLTGKIALVTGGNSGIGYETVKTLADIGAHVVVGARDAEKSKERLAGLKNVSFIPLDLADPASVDAFAERFLAEYNSLHLLINNAGLYRPPQFLTDRRGYELQFGVNYLGHFQLTGRLWPALKNAGGARVVALSSIGHRYMGLQLDDPNFKKSPFDKSKAYGQSKTATSLFAVELDRLGQQHNIRAFAVHPGAILTDAFRYMTDEEIQAWAQRVKGIKTTQQGAATSIWCALSHQLDGIGGVYCEDCDIAELVSDDLQAGYGVRSFAINPDQAVALWRFSEKVTGVIYG encoded by the coding sequence ATGAAAACAGCACAAAAACCAATTCATTCAGGATTTAATGCCAACAGCACAGCGGCCGAAGTTGCCGCAGGTCATAATTTAACCGGCAAAATAGCTTTAGTAACCGGCGGAAATTCCGGGATAGGTTATGAAACGGTAAAAACATTGGCTGATATAGGGGCGCATGTTGTTGTTGGCGCCAGGGATGCGGAAAAATCAAAAGAACGCCTTGCCGGGCTTAAAAATGTATCCTTCATCCCCCTTGACCTGGCCGATCCAGCTTCTGTAGACGCCTTTGCCGAACGCTTCCTGGCTGAATATAACAGCCTGCATTTACTCATTAACAATGCGGGGTTGTACCGGCCGCCACAATTCCTCACAGACAGGCGGGGCTACGAACTCCAGTTTGGTGTAAACTACCTGGGCCACTTTCAACTTACCGGGCGGCTATGGCCGGCCTTAAAAAATGCCGGCGGCGCGCGGGTTGTTGCACTATCTTCCATAGGCCACCGGTATATGGGCCTGCAACTGGATGACCCAAACTTTAAAAAAAGTCCTTTTGATAAATCGAAAGCTTACGGGCAGTCAAAAACTGCCACCTCACTTTTTGCCGTTGAACTTGACAGGCTTGGGCAGCAACATAATATAAGGGCATTTGCAGTACACCCCGGCGCCATACTTACCGATGCCTTCCGCTATATGACGGACGAAGAAATACAAGCCTGGGCTCAGCGGGTAAAAGGTATTAAAACCACGCAGCAGGGTGCTGCTACTTCCATCTGGTGTGCTCTAAGTCATCAGCTTGATGGCATAGGAGGCGTTTATTGCGAGGATTGCGATATCGCAGAACTGGTGTCCGACGATTTACAGGCAGGTTACGGCGTGCGTTCCTTCGCCATCAATCCGGACCAGGCGGTTGCCTTATGGCGGTTCAGCGAGAAGGTTAC